In the Phocoena phocoena unplaced genomic scaffold, mPhoPho1.1 SCAFFOLD_324, whole genome shotgun sequence genome, CTTCGAGGTGCTGATAGATGAGCAGTCCCGACGTTTGGGGGCGCTCAGGGTCCACGACCCTCTAGAGGACAGGTCGATTGCTTTGGTGAATTTCATGCGAATGAAAAGCCAAATCGAGGGGTCTATTCAGCAGACAGAGATGCTAGAGTTCCTCAGAGAATACTCAGATCAGTTTCCTGAGATCCTCAGACGAGCCTCAGCCCATCTGGACCAGGTCTTTGGGTTGAACCTGAGGGTTCTTGATCCCCAGGCTGACACCTACAACCTAATCAGCAAACGGGGTCTCCAGACCACTGATCGGATAGCAGAATCCCTGGACATGCCAAAGGCAGGTCTCCTGGCCTTGGTCCTAGGCCACATTCTCCTGAATGGTAACCGAGCAAGAGAGGCCTCCATTTGGGATCTGTTGCTAAAGGTTGATGTGTTAGATGAGCCCCAGGGGATCAACATCCCCTTTGGGAGCACAAGGAACCTCCTAACTACTGACTTTTTGGATATGCGGTTCTTGGAGTACTGGCCAGTGTATGGCACTAATCCCCTCGAATTTGAGTTCTTGtggggctctagagcccacaaggaAATCACAAAGATGGAAGCCCTGAAGTTTGTGGCAGAGGCCCATGATGAAGAACCCTGGAGCTGGCCAGAAGAATATAATAAAGCCCTGGAAGCTGACAAGGCCAAAGAAAGAAGCCAGGCTGCTGGCTTGGAGTTCTGGTCAGAGGACACTATGAATGATAAGGCAAATGATTTGGTCCAGTTGGCCATTAATGTCACAGAGGAGTTGCTGCCTATACATCAGGATGAGCTGTTGGCTCACACTGGCAAAGAATTTGAGGACGTGTTCCCAAATATCCTCAGTCGAGCTACTCTAATCCTTGATCTGTTCTATGGGTTCTCTCTGATTGAGGTTGATACCAGTGAGCACATTTACCTCCTTGTCCAGCAACCAGAATCAGAAGAAGAGCAAATGATGCTAGAGAGCCTGGGGAGACCCACTCAAGAATATTTGATGCCAATCCTGGGTTTGATCTTCCTGATGGGCAACCGTGTCAAAGAGGCCAGTGTCTGGAATTTGCTTCGGAGATTTGGTGTGGATGTAGGGAGAAAGCATGCCATCACCTGCAAACTTATGAGACAGCGCTACTTGGAATGCAGGCCACTGTCCTATTCTAATCCAGTTGAATATGAGCTTCTGTGGGGTCCTCGAGCTCACCTTGAAACCACCAAAATGAAAGCCTTGGAGTACATGGCCAGGCTCTACAGAAAGCAACCACAGGACTGGCCAGAGCAATATAGGGAGGCTGTTGAAGATGAGGAGGCCAGAGCCAGGTCTGAGGCAACTGCTATGTTCTTCTTTGGCCCCATGTGAAGTCTGGGGGAAGTATGTCACTTCAGTTGGGTGGCATCAATTAAAGGGGTCC is a window encoding:
- the MAGEE2 gene encoding melanoma-associated antigen E2, which gives rise to MSLVSQNACHRNAETTVDYSDFHGEMQATNASGSPTSMLVPDAPQGLQAPIDSQGASASQAAQDPNDFEVLIDEQSRRLGALRVHDPLEDRSIALVNFMRMKSQIEGSIQQTEMLEFLREYSDQFPEILRRASAHLDQVFGLNLRVLDPQADTYNLISKRGLQTTDRIAESLDMPKAGLLALVLGHILLNGNRAREASIWDLLLKVDVLDEPQGINIPFGSTRNLLTTDFLDMRFLEYWPVYGTNPLEFEFLWGSRAHKEITKMEALKFVAEAHDEEPWSWPEEYNKALEADKAKERSQAAGLEFWSEDTMNDKANDLVQLAINVTEELLPIHQDELLAHTGKEFEDVFPNILSRATLILDLFYGFSLIEVDTSEHIYLLVQQPESEEEQMMLESLGRPTQEYLMPILGLIFLMGNRVKEASVWNLLRRFGVDVGRKHAITCKLMRQRYLECRPLSYSNPVEYELLWGPRAHLETTKMKALEYMARLYRKQPQDWPEQYREAVEDEEARARSEATAMFFFGPM